A part of Patescibacteria group bacterium genomic DNA contains:
- the rpoC gene encoding DNA-directed RNA polymerase subunit beta': MRVADLESIKIRLASPEEILSWSHGEVIKPETINYRTQRPEKDGLFCERTFGPVKDYQCYCGRYRRIRYKGIICDRCGVEVTKSIVRRERMGHIKLATPCSHIWFLRGVPSRIGMVLNISAPQLERVIYFAAYIITKVDEKAKKKTLGEIEKEYKRKIKKIKNKKKEIQKLKEARDRAREEVLGIKPLKILLEIEYRNLSLKYGEIFEAGTGAESLRRIFEKVDLKKNILSLKKELEKASGITKRKIFRRLKLLQGMIRGGIRPEWMFLTILPVLPPDLRPMVQLDGGRYASSDLNDLYRRAINRNNRLKYLLEINAPEVIVRNEKRMLQEAVDALIDNGMRKGTMIRATTGGRRLLKSLADMLEGKQGRFRQNLLGKRVDYSGRSVIVVGPELKLNQCGLPKKMALELFKPFVIRKILDKELAYNVRGASRLIEGETDEVWAILEEVVKDKLVLLNRAPTLHRLGIQAFYPVLIEGEVIRIHPMVCGAFNADFDGDQMAIHLPLSAEAQKEASEIMLATLNLLKPATGTPVVTIYQDIVLGCYWLTKIKPGVKGEGKIFASPEEAKIAVKFSQVDLKAKIKVKIKDQVLETSVGRILFNRTLPEDYPFQNIRINIKELERIVGEILAKYPIEIYQEILDKIKNLGFEYSTISGISWGMDDLIVPPEKKEILERAEREIGQIETHFKKGLLSPEEKSSKIIEVWTKVKSKIERLVPETLPQHGSVFQMIDAGARGSWSQPVQMTGMKGLVINPAGQIIELPVKSSFKEGLDVLEYFISTHGARKGTADTALRTSTAGYLTRRLIDVSHEVIISEENCRDKKGTEILREDAEEIGQDFLLKIVGRIALEDIKKKKSKKKIVKKGEIIDWQKAKAIIEAKIEKIRIRSPLSCKSIRGICQKCYGWDLGKNQLIKLGEAVGIVAAQAIGEPGTQLTMRTFHLGGVAGGGDITFGLPRVEEIFEARIPKGKAEISHVEGKIIEITPAGIIKIKPKTKNPKLKKGKTVVMEYKIPAKMAIWVEPGQEIKKGQQLCEGNLDLKDFFKLKGKEETQRYIVKEIQSIYVSQGATIHDKHIEVIVRQMFSRVKIKNAGDSFFTPGEIIERPKFLEENLRLKKENKKPAQGDLVLLGISRVALTTDSFLSAASFQETSRVLIKAAIEGKEDKLLGLKENVIIGKLIPAGTGLRK, translated from the coding sequence ATGCGTGTAGCAGATTTAGAATCAATTAAAATAAGATTAGCCTCGCCGGAGGAGATTTTGTCATGGTCCCATGGTGAAGTGATAAAACCAGAGACCATTAATTACCGGACCCAAAGACCAGAAAAAGATGGTCTTTTTTGCGAAAGAACCTTTGGACCAGTAAAAGATTACCAGTGCTATTGTGGAAGATATAGAAGGATTCGCTATAAAGGAATAATTTGTGATAGATGTGGGGTGGAAGTGACAAAGTCAATTGTCAGGAGAGAAAGGATGGGTCATATAAAACTAGCCACACCCTGCTCCCATATTTGGTTCTTAAGAGGAGTGCCCTCGCGGATAGGAATGGTTTTGAATATCTCCGCTCCCCAATTAGAAAGAGTAATTTATTTTGCTGCTTATATCATAACTAAGGTGGATGAAAAGGCAAAGAAAAAAACCCTAGGAGAAATTGAGAAAGAATATAAAAGAAAAATTAAAAAAATTAAAAATAAAAAGAAAGAAATTCAAAAATTGAAAGAAGCCAGAGATAGAGCAAGAGAGGAAGTCTTAGGAATTAAACCCTTAAAGATCTTATTAGAGATAGAATATCGTAACCTTTCTTTAAAATACGGAGAGATTTTTGAGGCAGGAACTGGGGCAGAGAGCTTAAGGAGGATTTTTGAGAAAGTTGATTTAAAAAAGAATATTTTGAGCCTGAAAAAAGAATTGGAAAAGGCCTCAGGAATAACTAAAAGAAAAATTTTTAGGAGGTTAAAACTTCTCCAGGGAATGATTAGGGGTGGGATTCGCCCAGAATGGATGTTCCTAACTATTCTACCAGTTTTACCTCCAGATTTGAGACCAATGGTTCAACTAGATGGCGGCCGTTATGCCTCTTCAGATTTAAATGATCTTTATAGAAGAGCGATTAATCGAAATAACCGACTTAAATATCTTTTAGAGATTAATGCTCCAGAAGTTATTGTTAGAAATGAAAAAAGAATGTTACAGGAAGCAGTTGACGCTCTAATTGATAATGGAATGCGGAAAGGGACAATGATTCGAGCCACCACCGGGGGGAGGAGACTTTTAAAATCTCTGGCTGATATGCTTGAGGGAAAACAGGGGAGATTCAGGCAGAATCTTTTGGGGAAAAGGGTTGATTATTCTGGAAGATCAGTGATTGTTGTTGGTCCAGAGCTAAAACTTAATCAATGTGGACTTCCAAAAAAGATGGCTTTGGAGCTCTTTAAACCTTTTGTTATTAGGAAAATCTTAGATAAAGAATTAGCCTATAATGTCCGGGGAGCCTCAAGATTAATTGAAGGGGAGACAGATGAGGTCTGGGCTATTTTGGAGGAAGTAGTAAAAGATAAATTAGTTTTACTCAATCGAGCCCCAACTTTACACCGGTTAGGAATTCAGGCCTTTTATCCAGTTTTAATTGAAGGAGAAGTAATTAGAATTCATCCAATGGTTTGTGGAGCATTTAATGCCGATTTCGATGGTGATCAAATGGCAATCCATCTTCCTCTTTCAGCCGAGGCCCAAAAAGAAGCCAGTGAAATAATGTTGGCAACCTTAAATCTTTTAAAACCAGCCACTGGTACCCCAGTTGTTACTATTTATCAAGATATTGTTTTGGGTTGTTATTGGCTAACCAAGATAAAACCGGGAGTAAAAGGAGAAGGAAAGATTTTTGCTAGTCCTGAGGAGGCGAAAATAGCCGTTAAATTTTCTCAGGTTGATCTTAAAGCAAAGATAAAGGTTAAGATTAAAGATCAAGTCTTAGAAACCTCAGTAGGAAGAATCTTATTTAACCGGACTCTTCCTGAAGATTATCCCTTTCAAAATATTAGAATAAATATAAAGGAGTTAGAAAGAATAGTGGGGGAGATTTTAGCTAAATATCCAATAGAAATCTATCAAGAAATTTTAGATAAGATTAAAAATTTGGGATTTGAATACTCTACTATTTCTGGTATTTCCTGGGGGATGGATGATTTAATTGTCCCTCCAGAAAAGAAAGAGATTTTAGAACGAGCAGAAAGAGAAATAGGACAAATTGAAACTCACTTTAAAAAGGGACTTTTATCTCCAGAAGAGAAAAGTAGTAAGATTATTGAGGTTTGGACCAAGGTTAAGTCAAAAATTGAAAGGCTAGTTCCCGAAACTCTACCTCAACACGGTTCTGTTTTCCAAATGATTGATGCTGGAGCCAGGGGATCCTGGAGTCAACCTGTTCAGATGACCGGAATGAAGGGCTTAGTGATTAATCCAGCCGGGCAGATTATTGAGTTGCCAGTAAAGAGTTCTTTCAAAGAAGGACTAGATGTCTTGGAATATTTCATTTCTACTCATGGGGCCAGAAAAGGGACAGCAGATACCGCGCTTCGTACCTCCACTGCCGGTTATTTAACTAGGAGACTTATTGATGTTTCTCATGAAGTAATAATTTCAGAAGAGAACTGCCGGGATAAAAAAGGAACCGAAATATTAAGAGAAGATGCTGAGGAAATTGGTCAGGATTTTCTTTTGAAGATTGTTGGCAGAATAGCATTAGAAGATATCAAAAAGAAAAAATCAAAAAAGAAGATTGTTAAAAAAGGAGAAATTATTGATTGGCAGAAGGCAAAAGCAATAATTGAAGCTAAAATTGAAAAGATTCGAATTCGCTCACCTCTAAGTTGTAAATCTATTAGAGGAATTTGCCAGAAATGTTATGGTTGGGATTTAGGGAAAAACCAACTTATAAAATTAGGGGAGGCAGTAGGAATTGTGGCTGCTCAAGCAATAGGAGAACCGGGTACCCAGCTTACGATGAGAACTTTCCATTTAGGAGGAGTAGCCGGAGGGGGCGATATTACCTTTGGCCTTCCTAGGGTTGAGGAAATTTTTGAAGCCAGAATACCAAAAGGAAAGGCAGAAATTTCTCATGTTGAGGGAAAGATAATTGAAATTACCCCAGCAGGAATAATTAAAATTAAACCTAAAACCAAAAATCCAAAACTTAAAAAAGGAAAAACAGTGGTAATGGAATATAAAATTCCAGCAAAGATGGCAATCTGGGTGGAGCCTGGACAAGAAATCAAAAAAGGTCAACAACTTTGTGAAGGAAATTTAGATTTAAAAGATTTTTTTAAACTCAAAGGAAAAGAGGAAACTCAGCGTTATATTGTTAAGGAAATTCAGAGCATTTACGTCTCCCAAGGAGCCACTATCCATGATAAACATATCGAAGTAATAGTTCGCCAGATGTTTTCTCGAGTAAAGATTAAAAATGCCGGGGATTCCTTTTTCACTCCCGGTGAAATTATAGAGCGACCTAAGTTTTTAGAGGAGAATCTTAGACTAAAAAAAGAAAATAAAAAACCAGCTCAGGGAGATCTGGTTTTGCTTGGAATTTCCCGAGTAGCCTTGACTACTGATAGCTTTTTATCAGCAGCGTCTTTTCAGGAAACTTCTCGAGTTCTGATTAAAGCGGCCATTGAAGGAAAAGAAGATAAACTTTTGGGATTGAAGGAGAATGTAATAATTGGTAAACTAATACCAGCAGGAACCGGGCTTAGAAAATGA
- a CDS encoding DNA translocase FtsK 4TM domain-containing protein, whose product MKRKNRKKLNKLLAEKKKSEKFGLSEKTKRLILGILMFLLTIIIALSFFDLAGVIGTYLIKGFTFLIGKAIFVIPLLFVLEGLIFFNTKYKKFLSPTILAIFILILGISGIFGAFNLNQKQGGWLGYIFNSFLQKLFGFWVTQIIFTTLIIVGGLIFWQFFRQPPPLEEKKPLVSRIFQKIERFPKFKVKGVEPIPKPQEVKLKPQEIKMPSLELKTRPLETTLVSRTYRFPPFDLLETDREIPSSGDTRTNSAIIKKTLENFNIRVEMSEINIGPTVTQYTLKPAEGVKLSKITNLSNNLALALASHPIRIEAPIPGRSLVGIEVPNKVRAQVRLRNLIDNPDFQKSVSSLLFALGRDVSGNPAYADLSRMPHLLVAGSTGTGKTIFLNSLILSLLYRSSPEILKLILIDPKRVEFSIYNELPHLLCPVIYDPSRTVNALHWLTSEMERRFDVLSEFKARDIESYNRMIKEKSELMPYIILIIDELADLMAAKGREVEAGIVRLAQMSRAVGIHLVVATQRPSVEVITGLIKANITSRTTFQVASQVDSRTVLDMAGAEKLLGLGDMLYVSAEIVKPRRIQGAYVSEKEVKKVVNWIKKESEKLEIGEEMKEELTQDLEKDLKASGREFLHGLEDPLYEEAKRVVVEARKASASLLQRRLRIGYARAARLIDMLEEKGVVGPGEGAKPRKVYLE is encoded by the coding sequence ATGAAAAGGAAAAATCGAAAAAAATTAAATAAACTCCTGGCTGAAAAGAAAAAATCCGAAAAGTTTGGTTTATCTGAAAAAACAAAAAGATTGATTTTGGGAATTTTAATGTTCTTGTTGACCATTATTATTGCCTTGAGTTTTTTTGATTTAGCAGGAGTAATTGGGACTTATCTAATAAAAGGCTTTACTTTCTTAATTGGGAAAGCAATTTTTGTAATACCATTACTCTTTGTTTTAGAAGGTTTAATATTTTTTAATACAAAGTATAAAAAATTTTTATCCCCAACCATTTTAGCAATTTTCATTCTGATTTTAGGAATCTCGGGAATTTTTGGTGCTTTTAATTTAAATCAAAAACAAGGGGGCTGGTTGGGTTATATTTTTAATTCTTTTCTTCAAAAGCTCTTTGGTTTTTGGGTGACCCAGATTATATTTACTACTCTAATTATTGTCGGAGGTTTAATTTTCTGGCAATTTTTTCGCCAACCTCCACCCTTAGAAGAAAAAAAACCCTTAGTTTCGCGAATATTTCAAAAGATAGAGAGATTCCCTAAGTTTAAGGTAAAAGGGGTTGAGCCCATTCCTAAGCCTCAAGAAGTTAAGCTAAAACCTCAGGAAATTAAAATGCCTTCTTTAGAATTAAAAACTAGACCGTTAGAAACTACTCTTGTCAGTAGAACTTATCGATTCCCACCCTTCGATTTACTGGAGACTGATCGGGAGATTCCGAGTAGCGGTGATACTAGAACAAACTCTGCCATTATCAAAAAGACTTTAGAAAATTTTAATATTAGAGTTGAAATGTCAGAAATAAATATTGGTCCAACAGTAACTCAGTATACTTTAAAGCCAGCTGAAGGGGTGAAGTTATCCAAAATTACTAATCTTTCTAATAATTTAGCCTTGGCTTTAGCTTCCCATCCAATTAGAATTGAAGCCCCTATTCCTGGAAGGTCTTTGGTGGGAATAGAAGTTCCGAATAAAGTTAGGGCTCAGGTTAGGTTAAGAAATTTGATTGATAATCCTGATTTTCAAAAATCCGTTTCTAGCCTCCTTTTTGCTTTAGGAAGAGATGTTTCGGGTAATCCGGCCTATGCTGATCTTTCTAGAATGCCCCACCTTTTAGTTGCCGGCTCCACTGGTACTGGTAAAACTATTTTTTTAAACTCCCTAATTTTAAGTCTTCTCTATCGAAGTTCTCCAGAAATTTTGAAACTTATTCTAATTGACCCCAAGAGAGTTGAGTTTTCCATTTACAACGAGTTGCCCCATCTTTTGTGTCCAGTAATCTATGATCCTTCTCGGACAGTCAATGCGCTACATTGGCTGACTAGCGAGATGGAAAGAAGATTCGATGTTTTATCGGAGTTTAAAGCAAGGGATATTGAGAGTTATAATCGGATGATTAAAGAAAAGAGCGAACTAATGCCCTACATTATTTTAATCATTGATGAGTTAGCCGATTTAATGGCGGCTAAAGGCAGGGAAGTAGAGGCAGGTATTGTTAGATTGGCTCAGATGTCAAGAGCGGTTGGAATTCATTTAGTAGTGGCTACTCAGAGGCCATCAGTTGAAGTAATAACTGGTTTAATCAAGGCCAATATTACTTCTAGGACTACCTTCCAAGTAGCCTCCCAAGTTGACTCAAGAACTGTTTTAGATATGGCCGGAGCAGAAAAACTTTTGGGTTTAGGGGATATGCTTTATGTTTCAGCCGAGATTGTCAAGCCAAGAAGAATCCAGGGAGCCTATGTTTCAGAAAAAGAAGTTAAAAAAGTGGTTAATTGGATAAAAAAAGAAAGCGAAAAATTAGAAATTGGAGAAGAAATGAAAGAGGAGCTAACTCAAGATTTAGAAAAAGACTTGAAGGCTTCTGGGAGAGAATTTTTACATGGTTTAGAAGATCCCTTATATGAGGAGGCAAAAAGAGTAGTGGTTGAAGCTAGGAAGGCATCAGCTTCTCTTTTACAAAGAAGATTGAGAATTGGTTATGCTCGGGCAGCTAGACTAATTGATATGTTAGAAGAAAAAGGGGTGGTAGGGCCAGGGGAAGGAGCGAAACCAAGAAAAGTTTATTTAGAATAA
- the recA gene encoding recombinase RecA, with protein sequence MKKKTEQKKDLKEAVAEIKQRFGEGAIMKLKEAKPVAVDVIPTGSISLDLALGVSGIPRGRVVEIFGPEGGGKTTLALHILAEAQKRGGQAAFIDAEHALDPDWAKRIGVNVDDLLISQPDSGEQALEIVETLVRSGTVDVIVIDSVAALTPRAEIAGEMGEFQIGLQARLMSQALRKLSSIISKTKTSVIFLNQTRMKIGIRFGNPETTPGGLALKFYSSVRIALRRIAQIKHGEEIIASRIKAKIVKNKVAAPFKTTEFDIYYNEGISYLADILNTGEKVDIVKKAGSWFQYENIKLGQGIEGAKKFLKENPEITKKIEKAIISQAK encoded by the coding sequence ATGAAAAAGAAAACTGAGCAAAAAAAGGATTTGAAAGAGGCGGTAGCTGAGATTAAACAAAGATTTGGTGAGGGGGCGATTATGAAATTAAAAGAGGCCAAACCAGTCGCTGTTGATGTTATTCCTACCGGTTCAATTTCCTTAGATTTAGCCTTGGGAGTAAGTGGTATCCCTAGAGGAAGAGTAGTTGAAATTTTCGGACCTGAAGGAGGAGGGAAAACAACTTTGGCGCTTCATATTTTAGCTGAGGCTCAAAAAAGAGGAGGTCAAGCAGCCTTTATTGATGCTGAGCATGCTTTGGATCCTGATTGGGCAAAAAGAATCGGAGTAAATGTTGATGATCTTTTAATTTCCCAGCCAGATTCTGGAGAACAAGCCTTAGAGATCGTTGAGACCTTAGTTAGATCAGGAACAGTTGATGTCATTGTTATTGATTCAGTAGCTGCTTTAACTCCTCGGGCGGAAATTGCTGGTGAAATGGGAGAATTTCAAATCGGTCTCCAGGCTAGATTAATGTCGCAGGCCTTGAGAAAATTGTCTAGCATTATTTCAAAAACAAAGACATCGGTTATTTTCTTGAATCAGACTAGGATGAAAATTGGTATTCGCTTTGGAAACCCCGAAACCACCCCAGGAGGATTAGCCCTAAAATTTTATTCCTCAGTGAGAATTGCCTTGAGGAGAATTGCCCAGATAAAACATGGTGAGGAAATTATTGCTAGCAGAATAAAGGCAAAAATAGTTAAAAATAAAGTAGCCGCTCCTTTTAAAACCACTGAATTCGATATTTATTACAATGAAGGAATTTCTTATCTCGCCGATATTTTAAATACCGGAGAGAAAGTGGATATTGTTAAAAAAGCCGGGAGTTGGTTTCAATATGAAAATATAAAACTGGGCCAGGGAATTGAGGGAGCAAAAAAATTTTTAAAAGAAAATCCAGAAATCACAAAGAAAATAGAAAAAGCTATAATAAGCCAAGCCAAATAA
- the rpsR gene encoding 30S ribosomal protein S18: protein MDCYFCQKGINEIDFKDIELLRKFISGSGKIRAKKRTGVCSKHQRKLAKAIKRARHLGLLPYTTK, encoded by the coding sequence ATGGATTGTTATTTTTGTCAAAAAGGAATAAATGAAATTGATTTTAAAGATATAGAACTTTTGCGGAAATTTATCTCAGGCTCAGGAAAAATTAGGGCAAAAAAAAGAACTGGAGTCTGCTCTAAGCACCAACGAAAACTGGCTAAAGCGATTAAGAGAGCGAGGCATTTAGGATTATTGCCCTATACCACCAAGTAA
- the ssb gene encoding single-stranded DNA-binding protein, with the protein MNLNKVILVGRLVNDPELRNLSSGEAVCSFRLATNRIWTDPKTGQKQKRAEYHNIVLWRRLAEIASQFLTKGSLALIEGRIQTRSWQDSSGNQRFRTEIVAQRMQLGPKAAGKVVPPTPPEEGTKKEEIPIIEEGEKEIDVSQIPF; encoded by the coding sequence ATGAATCTTAATAAAGTTATTTTAGTTGGTCGTCTAGTCAATGATCCGGAATTAAGAAATCTTTCTTCGGGAGAAGCAGTTTGTAGTTTTAGATTAGCAACTAACCGAATCTGGACCGATCCTAAAACCGGCCAAAAACAAAAAAGGGCCGAATACCATAATATAGTTCTATGGCGAAGATTAGCTGAAATCGCTTCTCAATTTTTAACTAAAGGGAGCTTAGCTTTAATTGAAGGAAGGATTCAAACCAGATCCTGGCAAGATTCTTCTGGCAATCAAAGATTTAGAACAGAAATTGTTGCTCAGAGAATGCAGTTAGGGCCTAAGGCAGCGGGAAAAGTTGTGCCTCCTACTCCTCCAGAGGAAGGGACAAAAAAGGAGGAAATTCCCATTATTGAAGAGGGAGAGAAAGAGATTGATGTTTCGCAAATCCCTTTCTAG
- the rpsF gene encoding 30S ribosomal protein S6, translating into MKYYELTYLVSPELSEEKIKNFSEKTNSFIKEEGGSLGKVKNPLKRELGYLIKKRGTAYLISVDFHLDSKKLENLEKKLKSESQVLRYVITKKEKKVIEIPAKIFRKEPVLRKVSGKEIPAPERPGRAPKVELKEIEKKLEEILGE; encoded by the coding sequence ATGAAGTACTACGAATTAACCTATTTAGTTTCACCAGAACTTTCTGAAGAGAAAATTAAAAATTTTTCTGAAAAGACAAATTCCTTTATTAAAGAAGAAGGAGGGAGTTTAGGTAAAGTAAAAAATCCTCTTAAGAGAGAACTGGGCTATCTAATAAAAAAAAGGGGGACAGCCTATTTAATTAGTGTAGATTTTCATCTTGACTCTAAAAAATTGGAGAATTTGGAGAAAAAACTCAAATCTGAAAGTCAAGTTCTCCGTTATGTAATAACTAAAAAAGAAAAAAAGGTAATTGAAATTCCCGCCAAAATCTTTAGAAAAGAACCAGTCCTTAGAAAAGTCTCTGGAAAAGAGATTCCAGCTCCTGAAAGACCCGGGCGGGCTCCAAAGGTCGAATTGAAAGAAATTGAAAAAAAATTGGAAGAAATTTTGGGTGAATAA
- the ychF gene encoding redox-regulated ATPase YchF: MSFSVGIVGLPNVGKSTLFKAITKKKVDIAPYPFTTIHPNYGLVTIPDKRLEEIAKVIKPEKITPTTIEFVDIAGLVKGAHKGEGLGNQFLGYIRNCDAIVEVVRAFENPKIEHVEGDIDPKRDIEIIETELLMKDLETLENLLLKLGKDIKTKGKKDLKKWELLKRVREAVAQGKLILKLNLTEKERSELNEFQFLTQKPIVYLLNHSQEKFELKKELGVSSISLNLKLEEEISELSLKEKGELKLKSSLDQLILSCYNVLDLITFFTVAGGKETKAWTLKRGLKCPQAGGKVHSDFEKKFIRAEIISWRKLVEAGIWTKARELGWIKTVGKDYLVQNGNVIEFKI, from the coding sequence AAATGTTGGAAAATCAACTTTATTTAAGGCTATAACAAAAAAGAAAGTTGATATTGCCCCTTATCCTTTTACCACTATTCATCCAAATTATGGCCTTGTTACTATCCCCGATAAAAGATTGGAAGAAATTGCCAAAGTTATTAAACCGGAAAAAATTACTCCCACTACAATTGAATTTGTTGACATTGCTGGTTTAGTTAAGGGGGCTCATAAAGGGGAGGGGTTGGGAAATCAATTTTTAGGCTATATTAGAAATTGCGATGCCATAGTTGAAGTAGTCCGAGCTTTTGAAAACCCGAAAATTGAGCACGTTGAAGGCGACATCGATCCAAAAAGAGATATTGAAATTATTGAAACTGAGCTTTTAATGAAAGACTTGGAAACCCTAGAAAATCTACTTTTGAAATTAGGAAAAGATATCAAAACAAAAGGCAAAAAGGATTTAAAAAAATGGGAACTTTTAAAAAGGGTTAGAGAGGCGGTAGCTCAAGGAAAATTAATATTGAAACTTAATTTAACTGAAAAAGAAAGATCAGAACTTAACGAATTTCAATTTTTAACCCAAAAACCAATTGTTTATCTCCTAAACCATAGTCAAGAGAAATTTGAATTAAAAAAAGAATTAGGGGTTAGTTCTATCTCTCTTAATTTAAAACTGGAAGAAGAAATCTCAGAACTTTCTCTTAAAGAAAAAGGGGAGCTTAAATTAAAAAGCTCGCTTGACCAGTTAATTTTAAGTTGTTACAATGTTCTTGATTTAATCACCTTTTTCACGGTTGCCGGAGGAAAAGAAACAAAAGCCTGGACCCTAAAAAGAGGTCTAAAATGCCCTCAGGCTGGAGGAAAAGTCCATTCTGATTTTGAAAAAAAATTCATCCGTGCTGAAATAATCTCCTGGCGAAAGCTGGTTGAGGCCGGAATTTGGACAAAAGCCCGGGAATTAGGTTGGATAAAAACAGTTGGAAAAGATTATTTAGTTCAGAATGGAAATGTAATTGAATTTAAAATATAA